A DNA window from Trypanosoma brucei brucei TREU927 chromosome 10, whole genome shotgun sequence contains the following coding sequences:
- a CDS encoding amino acid transporter, putative — protein sequence MHSVHESLLGDDAAARNTGRQSTINRISMLVAQRLSVVGMEEEVRHGSVAGASVNTLCNVIGAGVLSLPLAMHEASIVGGFTLMLFMALLGGLAAFMVIMGCEATQRFSFAEVVAHALFPSYTFEDFCTKVGKLALHDLGCVGGGAMETEELHRKHKEREAVSRRKRRAVIVLLELLVFINNYGTLIIYSRVIGDSIPPVVSSLLHTSGIIVTRTFWLVTSGVIFFLLSCVRHMDELKWTSFLGFITILYIVVIVVVRYVTSLQNPPYPDVDPAALEGINWCKISVNILRSVSTYSIAFSYHSNIPYFYRELRDRKPYTMLKSVYIAFPIVTVCYATTGFFGYLTFGTLVASPAAGGDIVRNYPADDLLVNIGRFGLFLHFACVYPILSVCARRGLHRVIMHALTWNRLSTPDEEDETPPANETTKYYSTDHRYKMSGGSDELPLSDDADRDVGSPEDTTTLAIVLEALFIVCTSVVLAAYISGISVVIDFLGTLLGTVMMFTVPGFTGWCILSRASPLGGSTVVSHTRLFMVLTFLLVVMGIACTSLGLLFLIKQYVLPAL from the coding sequence ATGCATTCAGTCCACGAATCGCTCTTAGGGGATGACGCTGCCGCGCGCAATACTGGTCGCCAGTCAACCATCAACCGAATTTCAATGCTAGTTGCTCAAAGACTTTCTGTTGTTGgaatggaggaggaggttcGACATGGATCGGTCGCTGGCGCCTCTGTCAACACATTATGTAATGTTATTGGGGCAGGTGTGCTCTCTCTACCACTAGCAATGCATGAGGCATCTATTGTCGGTGGATTTACGCTGATGTTGTTTATGGCGCTGCTGGGAGGTCTTGCAGCGTTTATGGTCATTATGGGATGTGAAGCAACGCAGCGGTTTTCCTTTGCTGAAGTAGTAGCGCACGCCCTGTTCCCATCTTACACATTCGAGGATTTTTGTACGAAGGTGGGTAAACTGGCACTTCATGACCTTGGTTGTGTGGGGGGTGGCGCAATGGAAACGGAGGAACTGCATCGCAAACACAAGGAGAGGGAGGCGGTAAGCAGACGTAAACGTCGGGCTGTGATTGTTCTTCTTGAGCTATTGGTGTTTATTAACAACTATGGAACGCTTATCATATATTCTCGGGTCATTGGTGACTCCATACCTCCGGTCGTGAGCAGCCTCCTGCACACCTCTGGCATTATTGTTACCAGAACCTTTTGGCTGGTTACGTCCGGggtcattttcttcttgctcAGCTGCGTCCGGCATATGGACGAACTCAAGTGGACGTCTTTTCTGGGATTTATCACTATATTGTACATAGTCGTCATCGTTGTCGTACGTTATGTCACCAGTCTACAAAATCCCCCATACCCCGATGTGGACCCTGCCGCGCTCGAGGGAATCAACTGGTGTAAAATTAGTGTGAACATACTTCGCAGCGTATCAACATACAGCATTGCCTTTTCCTATCATAGCAACATTCCCTACTTTTATCGGGAGCTAAGGGACCGCAAACCCTACACGATGCTCAAAAGCGTCTATATTGCGTTTCCCATTGTTACAGTGTGCTACGCTACGACAGGTTTCTTTGGCTACTTGACATTTGGTACGTTAGTCGCCAGTCCCGCTGCCGGTGGTGACATTGTGCGAAATTACCCAGCGGACGATTTATTGGTTAATATCGGGCGTTTTGGACTCTTTCTACATTTTGCCTGTGTCTATCCCATTCTTTCGGTGTGCGCAAGGCGCGGTCTTCACCGAGTTATTATGCATGCACTAACTTGGAACCGTCTGAGCACCCCAGACGAGGAGGACGAAACCCCACCAGCGAATGAAACTACCAAGTACTACTCCACAGACCACAGGTATAAAATGTCGGGAGGCAGTGATGAATTGCCTTTGAGCGATGACGCTGACAGAGATGTTGGCTCTCCGGAAGACACCACCACTCTAGCTATTGTTTTGGAGGCGCTCTTCATTGTGTGCACATCTGTGGTGCTCGCCGCTTACATCTCCGGTATATCCGTTGTGATTGACTTCCTTGGAACACTCCTCGGGACGGTTATGATGTTTACCGTCCCTGGCTTCACAGGTTGGTGTATCTTATCAC
- a CDS encoding mitochondrial intermediate peptidase, putative (curated by J. Mottram) — protein MLRRVTPFTLCASGFTACRWAGRVRHGATICSAVSDATAGKQKSACVTDVEEIPTLSFLSSKSILSETVDRTIEVCDALLNEIPKAKSIKEKHDLIDSTSNVLCLLLDPCEFVRQVHPDAEYKQHASYAFQKGYEYMSKVNSRRDLYDVVLQLDSTEGHKELSSEEIKNVAQLRRDMESNGIHLPDKLREKVTEMNIEKEELAMRFLTEQGSKNPFATLRYLLQCRYELSQLLGFESFAEQQLRGTMLENQQRVWHFLCGIAHKYRREAEKEMDIIRSNVGEVRNRQNITDDVRARVAHSLRRDAEPETAAEYFSVANCIRGIQCLCLEVFGVRLEEVQFDKDEIFNNDAKKYHVYDENKAFLGVIVLDLYASEMKYCQAGHLTLQLGCIPHQEALAKVGLKLPKRQYPVVVLTCNVGACSPVQRLPNGRFDDESTLMHPNEVTTVFHEFGHAMHTIFGQTKVQNLAGTRASIDFVETFSQLFEQFLTSHEFLQLWAHRISTREPISFDMVMKRNAAADMFKHLDMMDQVVLSAVDQTLHGPQPYTVYFPRGDQGNLGKRTLGDIGDYGRGTYNLAKVLIDICTPLSIVTPTETGVLGTLSFEHLSGYPAGYYGYLYSLSIARRIWAKKFMKDPLNRDAGRELVQKVMRHGAACNPVDVIENYLEDKLDEIDIWV, from the coding sequence atgttgcgGCGTGTCACCCCCTTCACACTGTGTGCTTCAGGCTTCACTGCCTGCCGTTGGGCCGGACGAGTGCGTCATGGTGCGACGATTTGTTCAGCTGTCAGTGATGCAACCGCtgggaagcaaaaaagcgCTTGTGTCACCGACGTGGAGGAAATACCcacactttctttcctttcgtcaAAGTCCATATTGTCGGAGACAGTTGATCGAACCATTGAGGTGTGTGACGCACTTCTAAACGAAATTCCAAAGGCCAAGagcataaaagaaaaacacgacCTTATTGACTCAACTAGTAACGTTCTATGTCTTCTTCTTGACCCCTGTGAGTTTGTGCGCCAGGTTCACCCTGATGCGGAGTACAAGCAGCATGCCTCGTACGCATTTCAAAAGGGATATGAGTACATGAGTAAAGTCAACTCCCGAAGGGATTTGTACGATGTTGTCCTTCAGCTTGACAGCACTGAGGGACACAAGGAACTCAGTAGTGAAGAAATTAAAAACGTGGCCCAACTTAGGCGGGACATGGAAAGTAACGGCATCCATCTCCCCGACAAACTACGTGAGAAGGTAACTGAAATGAACattgaaaaggaggaactcGCCATGCGCTTCCTGACGGAGCAGGGTTCGAAGAATCCCTTTGCAACACTCCGTTATCTTCTTCAGTGCCGTTACGAACTCTCGCAACTGCTGGGGTTTGAGAGCTTCGCAGAACAACAACTTCGAGGGACAATGCTGGAAAATCAGCAGCGTGTTTGGCATTTCTTGTGTGGAATTGCCCATAAGTACCGGAGAGAGGCCGAGAAGGAGATGGATATCATACGGAGCAACGTTGGAGAAGTACGTAATCGACAAAACATTACAGACGATGTCCGAGCTCGAGTGGCTCATTCACTAAGACGTGATGCGGAGCCGGAAACAGCGGCTGAGTATTTCTCCGTTGCAAACTGCATACGCGGTATTCAGTGCCTCTGTTTGGAGGTTTTTGGCGTGCGGTTGGAGGAAGTGCAGTTCGACAAAGATGAGATCTTCAACAACGACGCCAAAAAGTATCACGTGTATGACGAGAATAAGGCGTTTCTTGGAGTTATCGTACTCGATTTGTACGCGAGTGAAATGAAATATTGCCAAGCTGGCCACCTTACGTTGCAGCTTGGTTGTATACCCCACCAAGAGGCCTTGGCAAAGGTGGGGCTAAAGTTACCGAAACGCCAGTAtcccgttgttgttttaacgTGCAATGTTGGAGCCTGCTCGCCCGTGCAGCGACTCCCTAATGGTAGGTTTGACGATGAGTCTACGCTTATGCACCCCAATGAAGTGACAACAGTTTTTCACGAGTTTGGTCATGCGATGCACACCATTTTTGGCCAGACGAAGGTACAGAACCTCGCTGGAACACGTGCTAGTATCGATTTTGTAGAGACATTCTCGCAGCTCTTTGAGCAATTCCTCACCTCCCATGAGTTTCTGCAGTTGTGGGCACACCGTATCAGCACGCGGGAACCCATCTCATTTGACATGGTCATGAAACGGAACGCAGCTGCTGACATGTTCAAGCACCTTGACATGATGGATCAAGTAGTTCTTTCGGCGGTAGATCAGACCCTTCATGGTCCTCAGCCATACACTGTGTACTTTCCTCGTGGAGACCAGGGGAACCTTGGGAAACGTACACTTGGAGATATCGGCGACTACGGACGCGGTACGTACAACTTAGCAAAGGTCCTTATCGACATATGTACTCCTCTTTCTATTGTGACACCGACGGAAACAGGCGTTTTGGGTACTCTTTCGTTTGAACACCTCTCCGGTTACCCAGCAGGTTACTACGGTTACCTTTACAGTCTTTCCATTGCTCGTCGCATATGGGCGAAGAAGTTTATGAAGGACCCGCTTAACCGTGACGCAGGGAGGGAGCTGGTGCAAAAAGTAATGCGCCACGGGGCTGCATGTAACCCTGTTGATGTCATTGAGAACTATCTGGAGGACAAACTCGATGAAATCGACATATGGGTGTGA
- a CDS encoding 60S ribosomal protein L22 produces the protein MVAVRAKVGSRGFTRQRQLAKGKKVFKIDCSIPASDGIFSDDILSNFQQYFQDNVKLNGRKGKLTSKVRVNMRENILSITTTMAYRKKYFKYLTKKFLKKKDLRDWIRILAKGKDTYQLKYFNIQDQEEA, from the coding sequence ATGGTTGCTGTTCGCGCAAAGGTCGGCTCCCGCGGCTTCACTCGCCAGAGGCAGCTtgcgaaaggaaagaaggtgtTCAAGATTGACTGCAGCATCCCCGCCAGCGACGGTATCTTCAGTGATGATATCCTCAGCAACTTCCAGCAGTACTTCCAGGATAATGTGAAGCTAAACGGCCGCAAGGGAAAGCTCACCTCGAAGGTACGCGTCAACATGCGTGAAAACATTCTGTCCATCACGACGACTATGGCTTACCGCAAGAAGTACTTCAAATACCTGACGAAGAAGTTCCTCAAGAAGAAGGACCTCCGTGATTGGATCCGTATTCTCGCCAAGGGGAAAGACACATACCAGTTGAAGTACTTCAACATCCAGGATCAGGAAGAAGCGTAA
- a CDS encoding chaperone protein DnaJ, which yields MVSKKSLYDVLGLSRDATAADITRVYRRLALQYHPDRNPEGAAKFKEISNAYSVLSDEKDRRTYDATGIVPGAASGRGDEMSESQRSAEMQQRVHQFYATYAGSHEEEEDVIERFKKCKGNFGRMIREELLFDNGKVEEVKRLQDLVRSLVKRGSLESTEAWEITSTEAARKRIERAMAKERKRAVETLDAMGLSTKKSGAGSMQELQAIISRNQEKQWADMLGNLEEKYVKRKNVAEEHAGKKKKREQQESASAPRKKTKK from the coding sequence ATGGTCTCCAAGAAATCACTGTATGATGTACTCGGCCTGTCACGAGATGCTACGGCTGCTGACATCACGCGTGTCTACAGACGTTTAGCACTGCAGTATCATCCCGACCGCAACCCCGAGGGCGCAGCAAAGTTTAAAGAAATTTCCAACGCATACAGTGTGCTCTCTGACGAAAAGGACCGTCGTACTTACGATGCGACTGGAATAGTGCCGGGCGCAGCGAGTGGGAGAGGCGATGAAATGTCGGAATCACAGCGATCTGCTGAAATGCAACAACGTGTACATCAATTTTACGCCACATACGCGGGATCacatgaggaggaggaagatgtTATTGAACGATTCAAAAAGTGTAAGGGTAACTTTGGTCGAATGATACGAGAGGAGTTATTGTTTGACAACGGTAAAGTCGAGGAGGTTAAGCGACTACAAGACCTTGTGCGCTCCCttgtgaaaagggggagctTGGAATCTACGGAGGCGTGGGAGATTACATCCACAGAAGCGGCACGAAAGCGCATTGAGCGGGCCATGGCGAAAGAACGGAAAAGGGCTGTTGAAACACTCGACGCAATGGGGTTGAGCACCAAGAAGAGTGGAGCAGGGAGCATGCAAGAGCTTCAGGCCATTATCTCACGTAACCAAGAGAAGCAGTGGGCTGATATGCTTGGTAATCTGGAGGAAAAGTACGTTAAGCGAAAGAATGTAGCTGAGGAACACGccgggaagaaaaagaagcgggAACAGCAGGAAAGTGCATCGGCACCtcgaaaaaagacaaagaaatAA